One Nicotiana sylvestris chromosome 12, ASM39365v2, whole genome shotgun sequence genomic window carries:
- the LOC138883054 gene encoding uncharacterized protein → MEKCWHLKNAIQEFIDTNHIVVQTPEAPNINQNSLPTHDKTNMIEIVHKEGKPKKPSQSVMMIRSSEVKLVKKPTVEGSVNKLSMTNGEPSVVVEKRSPSDVVAKQGKSKVVMPGAIPWNYEWVIVTYKGKEVKEEVNEAQVLTRSGRYFAPDELRKAKTSRDNLVLVKKAVTKEKAEEFLRKMKVKDYSIVEQLRKMPAQISLLSLLIHSGEHHRTLMKILNEAHVPNKITVNHLEKIANKIFEVNRITFSDDELPVEGTEHNKALYLMVKCEDSVVIRLLVDNGSSANICPLSTLNKLKVDDERIHKNSRGFDGGGKDSVGDIVLELTIGPIEFTMEFQVLDVAVSYNLLLGRPWIYAAKAVPSSLHQMVKFEWDRQEIIVHGEENLCAHSDAFVLFIETEDDKGPWVYQVSEIVSVEKVPKGKYIPTPKIAYASIMVASEMLRNGFVPGKGLGASLQGIVQPVSLPKNLGTFGIRFKPTVVDVKRVKRLKHKAWALPKPILRLSRSFVKPGARKHPVSAVPSPVVDIDEELIERF, encoded by the exons AtggagaagtgctggcacttgaaaaatgctATCCAGGAGTTCATCGACACAAACCATATTGTGGTCCAAACTCCGgaagcacccaacatcaatcagaactcATTGCCAACCCATGATAAAACCaacatgattgagatagtacaCAAGGAGGggaagcccaagaagccttcacaatctGTTATGATGATTCGATCTAGTGAGGTCAAGCTAGTCAAAAAACCAacagttgaaggatcagtgaacaagttgagcatgacaaatggtgagccatctgtggtagttgagaaaagatccccaagtgatgttgtaGCAAAGCAAGGAAAGTCAAAAGTAGTCATGCCAGG ggctatcccatggaactatgaatgggtgatagtgacctataaggggaaggaagtgaaagaagaagtcaatgaggcccaagtattaactcgttcggggagatacTTTGCCCCGGatgagttaaggaaagctaaaacatccagagataatCTAGTTCTAGTAAAGAAAGCAGTCACTAAAGAAaaagcagaggagtttttgagaaaaatgaaggtgaaagattactccatcgtggagcagttgagaaagatgCCCGCTCAGATCTccttgctatcattgttgatccattcaggtGAGCATCATCGGAccctgatgaaaattctgaacgaagctcatgtccccaACAAAATcacagtgaaccatctggagaagatcgccaacaaaatatttgaggtgaacaggatCACCTTCTCTGATGACGAGTTGCCCGTagaaggtactgaacacaacaaagctctttatcttatggtaaaatgtgaagattctgtggtcatTAGActgttagttgacaatggttccagtgcaaacatctgccctctatCTACTCTAAACAAGTTAAAAGTTGacgatgagaggattcacaagaacagcaGAGGTTTTGACGGTGGAGGAAAAGACTcggttggtgatatagtgcttgaattgacaataggaccgatcgaattcaccatggagttccaggtactggACGTGGCTgtctcttacaatttgttgttgggtcggcCTTGGATAtatgccgccaaagcagtcccgtcctcTTTGCACCAGATGgttaagttcgagtgggatagacaggaGATCATCGTGCATGGTGAGGAgaatttgtgtgctcacagtgatgccttTGTCCTATTTATTGAGAccgaagatgacaaagggccttgggtATATCAAGTTTCTGAAATAGTGTCGGTTGAGAAGGTTCCAAAAGGGAAATATATTCCAACTCCAAAAATAGCCTATGCATCCATCATGGTGGCTTCTGAAATGTTGAGAAATGGCTTTGTGCCaggtaaaggtctgggtgcatctttgcaaggtatcgtacagccagTGTCCCTCCCTAAAAATTTGGGTACGTTCGGTATTAGATTCAAACCCACAGTGGTAGATGTGAAAAGGGTTAAAAGGTTGAAACATAAGGCTTGGGCACTTCCAAAGCCTATCCTGCGTCTCTCCAGGTCCTTTGTCAAGCCCGGTGCCAGGAAACACCCAGTGTCAGCAGTGCCAAGTcctgtggttgacattgatgaagagttaattgaaaggttctag
- the LOC138883053 gene encoding uncharacterized protein — protein sequence MPFGLKNAGATYKRAMTTIFHDMIHKEIEVYVDDVIIKSRKQSDHVKHLRKFFQRLRRYNIKLNPTKCAFGVPSGKLLGFIVSRRVIELDPSKIKAIQELPLPRNKTEVISLLGRLNYISRFIAQLTTTCEPILKLLKKDDTVKWTDECQEAFNKIKEYLSNPLVLVPSKPGRPLVLYLTVLDNSFGCVLGQHDITGWKEQAIYYLSKKFTSYEILLTEFDIVYVTRTAMKAQALADYLAGNPVDEEYEPLKTYFPDEEVMHIDEFEKDEKYGWKLFFDGDANMKGFGIGVVLISEIGHHYAVTAQLRFYCTNNMAEYKACILGLRLDVDMGVQEVLALGDSDLSDLCQRFRSVEFRHIPRIYNEVADVLATLALMLHHLDKAYIDPLHIQIHDQHVYCNMVEEELDGEPWFHDIRENIKSGMVKFEWDRQEIIVHGEENLCAHSDAFVLFIETEDDKGPWVYQVSEIVSVEKVPKGKYIPTPKIAYASIMVASEMLRNGFVPGKGLGASLQGIVQPVSLPKNLGTFGIRFKPTVVDVKRVKRLKHKAWALPKPILRLSRSFVKPGARKHPVSAVPSPVVDIDEELIERF from the exons atgccatttggtttgaaaaacgctggggcaacttacaagagggcaatgactactatattccatgacatgatacacaaggagattgaggtttacgtagatgatgtgatcataaagtccaggaagcagtctgaccacgttAAACATCTAAGAAAGTTTTTCCAGAGGCTTCGTAGGTacaatattaagctcaaccctacaaagtgtgcatttggtgttccatctgggaaactgttggggttcatagtcagtcggcgggtcattgagttggatccgtcaaagatcaaagctatccaggaattacCACTAccaaggaacaagaccgaggtgataaGTCTGCTAGGGAGGttaaactacatcagcaggtttattgctcaactcacgacaacttgtgagcccatattgaagttgctaaagaaggatgATACGgttaaatggactgatgagtgccagGAAGCATTCAAtaagatcaaagagtatttgtcgaacccacttGTGTTGGTCCCGTCGAAACCCGGGAGACCTTTGGttctttatttgacagtcctagataattcatttggttgtgtgttgggtcagcatgacattacTGGctggaaagagcaagccatctattatctcagcaagaagttcacatcttatgag atcttgctcacggagtttgacatcgtatatgtgactcggacggcaatgaaagcccaagctttggCTGATTACTTGGCCGGGAacccggtggatgaagaatatgaacctttgaagacttactttcctgacgaggaggtaatgcatattgacgAGTTCGAGAAGGATGAAAAGTacggttggaaactcttctttgatggggatgctaacatgaaaggttTTGGAATAGGAgttgtactcatttctgaaatagggcaccACTATGCTGTCAcagctcaacttcgtttctattgtaccaacaacatggctgagtacaaagcgtgcattttgggtttaaggttagatGTGGACATGGGAGTCCAGGAAGTGCTGGctttgggagattcagatctgtca GATCTCTGTCAGCGGttcagatcagtggagttcaggcatatccctAGGATCtacaatgaggttgctgacgtcttggctactctggcattgATGTTACATCATCTAGATAAAGCTTATATtgaccctctgcatattcaaatccatgatcagcatgtttactgtaacatggtggaagaagaacttgacggtgaaccttggttccacgatatcagggAGAACATCAAgtcgggg ATGgttaagttcgagtgggatagacaggaGATCATCGTGCATGGTGAGGAgaatttgtgtgctcacagtgatgccttTGTCCTATTTATTGAGAccgaagatgacaaagggccttgggtATATCAAGTTTCTGAAATAGTGTCGGTTGAGAAGGTTCCAAAAGGGAAATATATTCCAACTCCAAAAATAGCCTATGCATCCATCATGGTGGCTTCTGAAATGTTGAGAAATGGCTTTGTGCCaggtaaaggtctgggtgcatctttgcaaggtatcgtacagccagTGTCCCTCCCTAAAAATTTGGGTACGTTCGGTATTAGATTCAAACCCACAGTGGTAGATGTGAAAAGGGTTAAAAGGTTGAAACATAAGGCTTGGGCACTTCCAAAGCCTATCCTGCGTCTCTCCAGGTCCTTTGTCAAGCCCGGTGCCAGGAAACACCCAGTGTCAGCAGTGCCAAGTcctgtggttgacattgatgaagagttaattgaaaggttctag